The region TTCGTTAAAATTTCTTGCGATTATAGCTCATATTGGCTTTAAAATTTATGAGTGAAATTTAAAAAATAAAATGCTAAAATGCGAGAAAATTTAATATTTTAAGAGTTTTTGATGAGAAAATTTACACTATTTTTTGCATTTATTTTGATGATATTTGGTTGTGCTGATCAAAAAGTGATCGTGCATGAGCCACTAAAAAATGAGCTTTTAGCCTACACAAGCAAGAGCGAGATCATCGATGGCACCGATAGAACGCTCATAATCGCAACCTATCTAAATCCAATATATAACTCAAATTTAGACGAGAGCAAAGAGCACTTTTTAGTAGCTATAAACCCAAAAGAGCATGCGCAAAATTTGAGCAATATAAAGGTAAATGGCGACTCAAATGCCACAAATGCAAGACTGCTTGATGAAAGTGACGAGATGCTTAAATTTGCTGGATTTTCTATGCCTTGGGCGGTCTATTATGAAGTGACCGCACCAAGTAAGCAAAGCGACGATCTCGCGCTTAGTTTCGAAATTTATCAGTCAAAGCCGGTTTTGTTAAATTTTCGAAAAGTTGCGAAATCTTTATACTGGAACCATTAAGCGCCATATAGATCACGTAGTTTGCAAGCACCTTCTTGCCGTAGTTTCTAGTCTCAGCCACTGGGACTAGCTCGATCGATAAAAATGGCTCAAATTTCCCCTCTTTAAACATATCATCTCTTGTGATGACTTTTTTGGTAAAGCCGATACCGCCGTTATACGCGTAGGCCGTAAAGAGCGGATGGTAAAGAAATTTATCAAGGTAGTTTAGGTGGTGATTTGCAAATTTAAAGGCGACATCAGTTTTAAAAAGATCGTCTTGGTCAAAATTTGGGATTTTTAGCTCTTTTTTGCCGATCGCATTTGCAAGAAATGGCATAAACTGCATCATACCAAGGGCGTAAGAGGTAGAAACGACACTTGGGATAAAGAGGCTCTCTTGTCTTGCTAGTGCGTAGATCATCGACTTTCGCTCAGTGCTGATGCCTTCAAGCTCAGGCGAGTTTGGCATCAAAAAGTACTGCTTCTCCCAGCCATGCGCCTTTTGCATGAAGTATGCGTATGCGCCGATGCTCTCGTTTGTGTAAAATTTCATCGCAAATTCGCTTGCTTGCGTGGCGTTCATATCTTTTGCAAGAGCTGCGGTTTTGTTCCATAAAAACGGATCGCTCACGTCAAAATTTTCGATATTTTGCTTGCTAGGTCTTGGCACGATCACCTCAAGTGGCTCGCCACCGACCAAATCTCTTGCGTAAAGTGAGTAGATATTTGCATCTTTGCTAGCACTTAGCTCTTTTAAAAAGCTCTCATCGCCGCTTAGCTCATACTGCCAAAAGGTCGCATTGTCCCTTTGCCAAGCCCTATCAAAGGTGTTTTTGGCTCTTGTGAAAAAGCTAAATGCAACGTCATTTTGACCAAGCAAGATGGCGTTTAGCCCAAGTATAAATGCGTCACTTTTTTCAGTGACAGCTGGGTTTATATTTAGTAAATTTCTTCTAAAGCTTTCGTATTTTTTATTAAATACGACATCGTTTAATAAATTTGTAAAGCCCTTTTGCATGTAGAGCTTGTTCATAAAATTTGCTTCAAAATTTACGCTAAAAAGCGCACTTTTACTTTGCGGGCTTGAAGCGTTAAAAAGCTCCAAAAAGCTCTTTGCATCGTTTGCATTTGCAAAGCTAAGAGCTGGGTTTGGCTCGTTTAAAGTGCGTAAAATTCTAGCTTTTTCTGGATTTGTATTTGCAAGATTTGCCGCTAAAATTTCACGAGTTTTGCTATCAAGTTTTAGAGAAAAGCTCATCGTTGTTAGTAAATTTTGGCAAGCCAAGCTAGCAGTTGTGATGTTGTTTGCGCTTATGCCAGGACACTTGCTAGGGGCTGCTTTGGGAGGTAAAATTTTATTGATTGATTTTTGAACTAAGCCACTTTTTCTAAAAACGTCGCGTGAAAGCTCAGCTATCTGCTCCTTTGTATAGCTGCCCTCGTTTATAAGGCGGTTTATGTAGTAGTCTTTTGCAAGGCTTTTTGGCTCGTTTTTTAGCTCCTCGTAGGTGTAAATTTTAGCTAAAAGAGCAACGCAGGCTAAAGAGAGGATACTAAAGTGACGCAGCAAAAACAAATAAAAGCCTTATTAAAAATTGATCTATGAGTTGAAGTGCTAAAAGCACGATGAGTGGGGCAAAGTCGATGCCGTTAAATTCTGTTTTGATGTAACGTCTGATAAAGCTATAAACAGGATCAGTCAGCCTATAAAGTAGCTGCACGACTGGCGAGCTAGGATCAGGCTTGACCCAGCTAATGAGAGCTGCTGCGATGACGATCCACGTATAGACCGTGATGATAAGGTGCAAAATGTTTGCGACCGCTGAAAATAGGGTGGAAAGTATCATTTTTGCTCCTAGATTAAAATTTTGCCTAGATCATCTTTGATGAGTGGATAGAGTTCGCTAAGCTCAGGGCCGTGAAGGTCGTTTGTAAGAAGCGCACGTAGCGGTATGAAAAAGTTTTTGCCTTTTAAATTTGTAGCACTCATAAGCTCTTTTTTAAACTCATCAAAGCTCTCGCACGGTTTTAAATTATGAGCTGCTTTTTTTATGATCTCAAATTCGCTCTTATACTCATCTGGAGCTATTTTTGGCGAATATATAGCCTCAACTTTTGCCTTTATCTCAGGCACTAGAGAGCTCTCTTGAGTGTAAAATTTAACTAGATCAACCTTGCTCTCATCCACGCCAAAGATCTCTTTTATGCGCTCTTTTGAAGCAAGCTTGATGTGCTCTCTATTTATCTGCTCAAGTTTTTTCACGTCAAATCTAGCAGGTGAGCGTGAAATTTTAGTTATATCAAACCACTTTACCGCATCTTCAATGGTAAAAATTTCAGTTGGAGTTTTGTTGCCAAGAAGTATCAGATAGTTTGCGATTGCCTCAGGTAAAAATCCCTGCTCAAAGAGCCATTTGACGCTTGATTCGTTCTCGCGTTTGCTCATTTTTTTGCCCTCTATATTTAAAAGGATAGGCAAATGCGCGTAGTTCATCTTGCCAGTGTAGCCAAGCCCCTCGCGTATGAGGTCTTGCTTTGGTGTGTTGCTCACGTGATCCTCGCCGCGTATGACAAAGGTCACGCCCTCAAGCATATCATCAACTGCGCAGGCGAAGTTGTAAGTCGGAGTCTTGTCTGCTCTCATGATGACAAAGCTATCAACAGCGTCTGGCTCAAAGCTTAGCTCGCCCTTGATCGCGTCTGTAAAGCTCATCGTGCGTGTTGGTTTTTTCATGCGGATGACAAATGGCTTCTCGCAGTTTAAAACTTCAGCGTCGCTTAGCCTCTCGCAGGTGCCGTCATATCTATATGCCACGCCTTGCTCTTTTGCTTTTTGTTTTTTTGCTTCGAGCTCTTCTTCGGTGCAAAAGCAAGCAAAGGCCTTTTTATCGATGAGAAGCTTTGATGCAAGCTGTCTGTGGAATTTTAAATTTTCACTTTGGATGTAAATTTGCTCTGGTTTTATGCCAAATTTGCTCAAAATTTCTAAGATATCTTTCTCTTTTCCCTCGATATTTCGCTCTTTGTCGGTATCTTCTATGCGTAAAATAAAGCCACTTTTATCTTGCAAAGAACAAATATAGTTAAAAATAGCAGCACGTAAATTTCCTATGTGCATATCTCCTGTTGGAGAGGGTGCAAAACGATACATAAGCTCATTCCTTACGTTAAATTTGAAGTTTGGATTATAACACTAGCTTGATAAATTTAAAGTTATGTAATTTTAAATTTTTAGGCCAAGCAAAGCATATTTTTTATAAAATCCGCACGAAAATTTAACTATTTATAGGAGAAAGAATGAGTTTTATCAGCGAATTTAAAGAATTTGCGATGCGCGGAAATGTCATAGATATGGCAGTTGGTGTTGTTATCGGTGGGGCATTTGGAAAGATCGTTTCATCGCTAGTTGGTGATATTATCATGCCAGTAGTTGGCGCTATAACAGGCGGTGTAAATTTCACTGATCTTAAGCTAACACTAAAAGAAGCAGTTGATAGTGCGCCTGCTGTTACGATAAACTATGGCTCATTTATACAAACAATGGTTGATTTTTTAATCATTGCGTTTTGTATTTTTTGCGTCATCAAAGCTTTAAATACACTTAAAAATAAACTACCAAAAGAAGAAGAGACAGCTCCTGCAGAGCCTGAAACTCCAGCTGATATAGCACTTCTGACTGAGATCAGAGATCTTCTAAAAAAATAAATTTTTTAATCAAAGGGAGAAAGCTCCCTTTGAAATCCGTTAAATTTTGTCCTATTTTTTATGCTAAAATGCTTTTTCATCTTAAAAGCGAGTGAAACATGATAGAACAAATCCCATTTTTTCAAGGTCTTAGCGCCGATGACCTAGCCAAACTTGAAGCCATAAGTGTTGTTAAAAAATATAAAAAAGGCGAGTTTTTATTTATAGAGGGCGAGGAGCCAAAGTGGCTTACATTTTTGATAACTGGCTCGGTTAAACTTTATAAAACTACGGCAAATGGTAAAGAAATTTTTATCCATCAGCTTGCACCTATGAATTTTGTAGCTGAAGTTGTAAATTTTGAAAATATCCCTTATCCAGCGAGCGCCATTTTTACTATCTCTGGCGAGGTTTTAAAGATAAATTATGAAAAATTTGAAGCACAATTTTTAACAAAGCCAGAAATTTGTATGAAATTTCTAAAATCAATGGCTCAAAAGATAAGAATAACTACAAATTTACTCCACCAGGAACTAATACTTAGCTCCGAAGAGAAGGTGGCTAGATTTATTTTAAATCACGAAGATCTATTTAATGAACTAAAGCATACAAAAATTTCATCGATACTCAATATGACTCCAGAAACTTTTTCGAGAATTTTAAATAAATTTAAAACAAATGGTTTGGTTAAACTTGATGAGAAGAACCAAATTTTGGAAAAAGATGTAGATGGCCTACAAGAAATTTATTCTTATTGAAAGTTAATATCAAATAAATATTTTCATTTACTTAAAGAAAAAATTTATATTTTTTTGGATAACATTCACCTAAAATTTTCGTAAAAATTTACGATATATTGATAAATTCAGGAGGAAATTTTGGCTGAAGTTAAGAAGAAATTTTTTGTTTGGTCATCTGTGATAATAGGCATCGTAATCGGCCTTATCGCTTCTATGGGTATAGCTGATGCACTTCATGCAACAGGTAGCGGCTACATCTGTACTATTTGTCACACGATGGATCCTATGAATGCTGCATATCATGAAGATGTACACGG is a window of Campylobacter concisus DNA encoding:
- the gltX gene encoding glutamate--tRNA ligase, which translates into the protein MYRFAPSPTGDMHIGNLRAAIFNYICSLQDKSGFILRIEDTDKERNIEGKEKDILEILSKFGIKPEQIYIQSENLKFHRQLASKLLIDKKAFACFCTEEELEAKKQKAKEQGVAYRYDGTCERLSDAEVLNCEKPFVIRMKKPTRTMSFTDAIKGELSFEPDAVDSFVIMRADKTPTYNFACAVDDMLEGVTFVIRGEDHVSNTPKQDLIREGLGYTGKMNYAHLPILLNIEGKKMSKRENESSVKWLFEQGFLPEAIANYLILLGNKTPTEIFTIEDAVKWFDITKISRSPARFDVKKLEQINREHIKLASKERIKEIFGVDESKVDLVKFYTQESSLVPEIKAKVEAIYSPKIAPDEYKSEFEIIKKAAHNLKPCESFDEFKKELMSATNLKGKNFFIPLRALLTNDLHGPELSELYPLIKDDLGKILI
- a CDS encoding YggT family protein, with amino-acid sequence MILSTLFSAVANILHLIITVYTWIVIAAALISWVKPDPSSPVVQLLYRLTDPVYSFIRRYIKTEFNGIDFAPLIVLLALQLIDQFLIRLLFVFAASL
- a CDS encoding Crp/Fnr family transcriptional regulator, coding for MIEQIPFFQGLSADDLAKLEAISVVKKYKKGEFLFIEGEEPKWLTFLITGSVKLYKTTANGKEIFIHQLAPMNFVAEVVNFENIPYPASAIFTISGEVLKINYEKFEAQFLTKPEICMKFLKSMAQKIRITTNLLHQELILSSEEKVARFILNHEDLFNELKHTKISSILNMTPETFSRILNKFKTNGLVKLDEKNQILEKDVDGLQEIYSY
- a CDS encoding lytic transglycosylase domain-containing protein translates to MFLLRHFSILSLACVALLAKIYTYEELKNEPKSLAKDYYINRLINEGSYTKEQIAELSRDVFRKSGLVQKSINKILPPKAAPSKCPGISANNITTASLACQNLLTTMSFSLKLDSKTREILAANLANTNPEKARILRTLNEPNPALSFANANDAKSFLELFNASSPQSKSALFSVNFEANFMNKLYMQKGFTNLLNDVVFNKKYESFRRNLLNINPAVTEKSDAFILGLNAILLGQNDVAFSFFTRAKNTFDRAWQRDNATFWQYELSGDESFLKELSASKDANIYSLYARDLVGGEPLEVIVPRPSKQNIENFDVSDPFLWNKTAALAKDMNATQASEFAMKFYTNESIGAYAYFMQKAHGWEKQYFLMPNSPELEGISTERKSMIYALARQESLFIPSVVSTSYALGMMQFMPFLANAIGKKELKIPNFDQDDLFKTDVAFKFANHHLNYLDKFLYHPLFTAYAYNGGIGFTKKVITRDDMFKEGKFEPFLSIELVPVAETRNYGKKVLANYVIYMALNGSSIKISQLFENLTKPALTDKFRN
- the mscL gene encoding large-conductance mechanosensitive channel protein MscL; the protein is MSFISEFKEFAMRGNVIDMAVGVVIGGAFGKIVSSLVGDIIMPVVGAITGGVNFTDLKLTLKEAVDSAPAVTINYGSFIQTMVDFLIIAFCIFCVIKALNTLKNKLPKEEETAPAEPETPADIALLTEIRDLLKK